The Candidatus Neomarinimicrobiota bacterium region CAACCTGGCAGCAGCGCTGGGGGAAATCGGTAAGCGGGTTCTGCTGGTTGACATGGACCCGCAGGCCACTGCCACCGACTGGCTGGGCATCAGCAATCCAGGCCGGGGGGGCGTCACCGACATTTTCATCCATCAGCGGCCATTGCTGGAACTGGTGCAGGCCACGGAGGTTCGAGGGGTGGCACTGGTGCCAGCCTCCCCGCGGCTCGTCGGCGCCGAGAAGGCCCTCGCGTGGGAGCTCGACACCGTACAGATTTTCAGGCGCAGCGTAGACGCACTGCCGCCCGATCAATGGGACTATCTGATTGTAGATTGCCCCCCGGCCTGGGGCCTCATCACGGCCAACACGCTCGTGGGCGTCAAGGAGGTCCTGATCCCGGTGGAGGCCCATTACCTGTCGCTGGCCAGTGTGGAGCGGGTGCTGGCCGCCACGGAAACGCTGCGACGCCACCTTAACCCGGAGCTCAGGATCCTGGGCATCGTGGCGTGCAGGGTGGACCTCAGGACACGCCATGCCAAAGCCGTTGTGAAGGAGCTGCGCAGCAGGTTCGGTCAACTGGTATTCAAGGAGGAGGTGCGGGAAA contains the following coding sequences:
- a CDS encoding ParA family protein, yielding MRSIAILNQKGGSGKTTTAVNLAAALGEIGKRVLLVDMDPQATATDWLGISNPGRGGVTDIFIHQRPLLELVQATEVRGVALVPASPRLVGAEKALAWELDTVQIFRRSVDALPPDQWDYLIVDCPPAWGLITANTLVGVKEVLIPVEAHYLSLASVERVLAATETLRRHLNPELRILGIVACRVDLRTRHAKAVVKELRSRFGQLVFKEEVRENIRLAEAPASRLPITVYDPQSRGAKDYRRLAAAMIERGAAGHPSSVVMPAPTVSTPP